acaaaactttattaaGCCCTAAAATGTGTTTCGTGTATTTTTAGgtaaaaatgggaaaaatagTAATAAACCGGAACAAGTTTCGAATGGACATAAGACACCGACAGCCTTAAATGGTGACACAGACTCTAACGCTAACGATGTTGACACAGTTGTCGAAGGTGAACAATCAGCGGAAAGTATTTCCAAAAAGAAAGAAGGTAGCGCTGAAGGTAATGGAACGGAAGAAAACTATGAAGAAAACATCGATTTGGACACCTTACACGATAGTGGTATTACGGTTCATATTCAGAGCCCCGGTACTGACATGTGGTCAGTGCAGCTTTCTAGCATGGAACTTGTTCAGGAAATTCATCAATTGTTAATGGACCGAGAGGACACATGTCATCGTACGTGTTTCACACTGCAGCTCGACGGCGTAACATTAGATAATTTCGCTGAATTGAAGACAATTGAAGGCCTGAAGCATGGCTCCACCATTAAAGTCGTCGAGGAACCCTACACTATGAGGGAAGCCCGCATACACGTTCGTCATGTGCGTGATTTGTTAAAAAGTATGGATCTAGCTGACGCTTATAACGGGGTGGAGTGTAATTCGCTAACATTCTTGCACACAATTACTCAGGGCGATTTGTTGGAGAAGAAGAAATCTCGACCAGATTCCGTAGATTGCACACCACCAGAATACATAATGCCAGGAGTTAAAGAAGCTCCATTGCAACCACTGCAGCCTGGTGTGAACAAAAACTCAAAGGGCCCCCAAGCCCTAAAAGTCCTTACAACGTCCGCATGGAATCCACCACCCGGTCCACGAAAGCTGCATGGAGATCTCATGTATTTATACGTCGTAACAATGGAAGACAAACGTTTCCATATATCCGCCTGCCCCAAGGGTTTTTATATCAATCAGTCTACTGATGAAATATTCAATCCAAAGCCAGACAATCCATGTCACCTAAGCCATTCGCTAATTGATTTATTATCCCATATTTCACCATCCTTCAAACGTGCCTTTCAACAAATGCAGAAGAAGCGCACATTGCGCCATGCATTCGAGAGAGTGGCCACTCCGTATCAAGTTTATCAATGGACAGCTCCACAATTAGAACATACCATAGATGCCATTCGTGCAGAAGATGCTTTCTCTTCGAAGCTGGGGTAAATTACCAAAAATATGAATAATTTTGAATAgctttttgtaataattttttttgtctttagctATGAAGAACATATCCCTGGACAAACTCGTGATTGGAATGAAGAGCTGCAAACCACTAGAGAGTTGCCTAGAAAGACTTTGCCGGAACGTCTGTTGCGGGAGCGAGCAATTTTCAAGGTGCATGGAGATTTTGTTATTGCGGCCACTAGAGGCGCAATGGCCGTTATTGATGGCAATGTTCTTGCTATAAACCCGGGCGAGGATCCTAAAATGCAGATGTTTATTtggaacaatatttttttttcgctgGGATTTGATGTACGCGACCACTACAAAGAACTTGGTGGTGATGTAGCAGCTTTTGTTGCGCCTCGCAACGATTTACATGGCGTACGTGTTTATAGTGCTGTAGACATCGAAGGATTGTATACTTTGGGCACAGTAGTGGTTGATTACCGTGGATATCGTGTTACAGCGCAATCAATTATTCCCGGTATTCTGGAGCGGGACCAAGAACAATCAGTTGTTTATGGCAGCATAGATTTCGGCAAAACCGTTCTATCACACTCCAAATATTTAGAGCTTTTGCGAAAGGCTGGCAAACATCTGAAAATATTACCTCATTCAGTCCTAAATGAGCGGGACGAGCCTGTAGAATTGTGCTCGTCGGTAGAGTGCAAAGGCATCATAGGCAACGATGGTCGccattatattcttgatctgctgAGAACATTTCCACCAGAtgtaaactttttaaaattggaCATTGAGCTGAGTCCCGAACTTAGAGCTATGGGCTTCCCCATtgaacacaaacacaaattgtctTGCCTACGCCAGGAACTGCTCGAGGCATTTATAGAGGACCGTTATGTTAGCTTCATTCGCAACGCGGCACAGCACTTGCAGCAGTTGAATGCAAATAAGAAAACTGAGGAAAATTCTTCTGCAGCTATAACAGAAAAAGGTGAAGAAACCAAGGATAAGCCAAAAGAGGAACCAAAGAAGGAGATCTCAAAGGAAGAAGAGCCATGCGGCGAAATTAAGCCAAAATCAGAAAATGACAAGAAGGCCACTGAAGCTATTGAAAATGCATATGATGCATTCAAGGAAGCCCAATCGAATGTAGCCACAGCGGACGAAACGCAAGCTTCAGAAGTTGTTAAGCGGGCATGTGCTGCCGTTGGATCCCTCAAAGAGAAGGAGTTCGATTTCCGCTTTAATCCAGATGTGTTCTCCCCCGGCATACGCCATGTTGACGATCCAAATGGAAACAATCCATTAAGTaagcaaaaaaaattagtacaaGAGGCCGCTGAATTTTTAGTGCTTAAGCAAATCCCAGCTTTTATAAAAGAACACATGAGCCATACTTCTCCTCCCATGGATGGCACTAGTGTaactgaagctttgcacagtcATGGAATCAATATACGATACTTGGGCAAGGTTATCACAATGCTAGCGCAAGTACCCCGCATGGAATACCTCTACCGTATAGCTGTGATGGAATTGATAATTCGTGCAACCAAACACATTTATTACACATATATGCAAAACACAGATGCCATGCATCTATCGGCTGCGATTAGCCATTTTTTGAATTGCTTCCTTTCTTCGGGACCAGTGATTGCTAATGCCTCAACTGATGAACTGAATAAAACaagcaataataataacaacaacaacaacaagcgaggcaaaaacaaaaataagaacaGTGGTAAAAGTAATCAAAAGAATGGTCAGGCCAGCAATGACAATAACGATTGGGCATTGATGACACCAAAGACGTTATGGCAACAGATCAAAAAGGAATCAAAATCTTACTGGGATTTCGACATTAATTGCGATTCCATTGAGACAGCAATCGAAAAATACTCCCTACAACGCGTGAGCATACTTCGTTCTTTCTGCCTAAAAGTTGGAATTCAAATTTTCTTGAGAGAGTACAATTTTGAATCgcgcaacaaacaaacattttccGAAGAAGATGTACTAAATGTCTTCCCCATTGTGAAACATATTAGCCCACGAGCATCAGACGCCTACAATTTCTATACATCTGGCCAATCGAAAATACAGCAAGGCCTCTTTAAAGAAGGCTACGAGCTAATAAGCGAAGCTCTGAATCTTCTGAATAACGTGTTCGGTGCAATGCATTCGGAGAATGGTTCCTGTCTTCGTATGTTGGCTCGCCTCAGTTATTTGTTGGGCGATGCCCAAGAAGCATTGGCCATTCAACAAAGAGCCGTAATTATGAGCGAACGTGTTAACGGTGTTGATCACCCATGTACAATATTGGAATATGTAAGTAGAAAAAAGTGTTCACATGATTATTGACTAgacaattcaaattttctttatatattcCAATACGTTAGACACATTTGTCGCTCTATTGTTTTGCCAATGGTCAAATCAGTACCTCATTGAAGCTTTTATACCGGGCCCGGTATTTGTTAGTGCTGATATGTGGTGAAGATCATCCTGAGGTGGCACTTATTGATGTAAGTTAAATAGAATGTACTATTGCCATTAGAAAGATATTGATTAAACTTTTACttcaaaattttagagtaaTATCAGTTTGATTTTGCACGCTGTTGGCCAATACGAGCTGTCTTTGCGTTTCATTGAGCATGCTTTGCAActcaatttgaaatattttggcaACAAATCTATGCATGTTGCTGTTAGCTATCATTTGGTAGCCAGAACCCAATCTTGCATGGGAGAATTCCGATCTGCTTTGAATAATGAAAAGGAAACGTATGCAATTTACAAGTCACAGGTATGTATTGCGCTATATGGTTACCCATGCTAAACTTAAACAATTGTTTCTTATAATTCCAAAGTTGGGTGAGAACCACGAAAAGACTCGTGAATCTGCCGAATGTTTGAGACTTCTGACGCAACAAGCTGTGCTTTTGCAACGCAAAATGAATGACATATATTCGAATGGAAAACTCACAACGGGACTGCCACCGATTCATATACAACCCCCAACCATGGGATCCGTACTGGACATGTTGAATACAATAAATGGAATTCTCTTTGTTCAGATCAGGTAAGCCATATGAAGTCAAGCCTTAACAAATCAATAACTGTATTCATTATTTTCCATCACAGTCAAAAAGATATTGCTCAAGTGAAGAATGAAATTGAAAAGCatttaaaaacaacaaacgAAGTGAACGAAACAACAGAAACTCTTAAGAAATTGGCCGTTACTGCAGAGACTGATAGTGAGGCGGCTACTAAATTAGAACAACCATTAACAAATGGGAACAATGTAGTTGCTGAGGACTCCACGCCAACTCTCGAATCCGCCTCtagttgaatttaatttttttaaattcattcaGCCTAATTGTAACCTTAATAACTATACAGCTTAATGTTCGGACGTGAGTGATTCCAGTGAGATACAATTCCAGGACCCATAGAATTACTTGCACACATCGAAGacaccaaactgaagatataTTAACAAATACTACATACACATACTGTTAGTCTAGTTTAAAGTTAGTACCAATGCAGAGAGTTGGTGGcattttcttttggaaaatgCTGTTGGAGCTCCCCCAGTTACTATCATAATCATTTTTCATTAGCCTCTATCAGGCCGACAGAAGAGAGACCATTTTAATCTGTTTGTTTTTGAAGATTTCGTACATGAGAGCTTATTGCTCTACCCTACCCATTGGGCACTATAAGAAataaatttcttaaatatttgtttttttttatcattgttaATTTTAGCCTTCTTAGATTTAATCTCAATATAAACATTGCTTTTTGTTAAACAACTATTGAAACTATAACAATGAACGCACTGGCAACATTGTTTTCTACAATGTATTTGAACAactacaacaattttttatacattgaaattaataaaacaaaaaagattATTAGGCATAGTTTATcataattaaaaattcataatttttgatAATGAAAAAGATCGATCAACACATACATACttataattataaattatcATATGTAATATGATAGCAAATTTGATGTTACGTCTCCCCATCGTAACAAATGTGCAGCAACAAGTgtgttcaaaaaaatttttttttttgttgagaaCGAAGTAATGAGAATgtaacatttttgaaataaaaacttgTTGAGTTGAATTCATACTATCTTATATATATGCAAGTATATGATTAATAAAACGAAGAAAGcagtttaatttttcaaaaaggcTATATAGACAAAAAGTTCGGCCTAGTCGAATCTTgctaccctctaccatggattgcGTTAAACAAGGTTGCTTTAGGATGAATTTTGCACCCGAGTATTGGGGTGCAATATTGGCTTCAAACGAGAAAACTCGATACGAATTTCAACTTATGGGAataagtttttatgggagctatcaaggcggatttaaaaaggtggtctcacgcgaacagctgttagcaGCCGGTCagctttgacggtattaagatgacagatttttgtttgcattctctttcgcttctttctcgcatattctcttcTCATGTACGAACACCtagacacacgcacacaaatttctttgtgtgtgttggcaaaatgtcgatcagcttgatggcaagattgCGGATTGCAccttatgatttgtggttgttgacaaatgagaccacctttaattgttttgccATGCTCTCAGTCGCTTGGGTCTCCGAGTGTTAAGTTTGCAAAATTGTGCCCTTGAGTTGCGTGATTTTAACAAATTGCTCATCCCAACAAtaagccaaatttggtaaaatatATATCTAATATCCGCTCTAATTACGCCACTCATGCTGAGATAAATCATGATATAACTATCAGGTAGTCTACCGTAAACAGctaagtacaattttttctcgcgaagtgcactatctgtcaacgagttttggttgtgtgtgtgtgtgggtattATAATAatcattgattttgacagatagtgcactcaatattttgttgctgcccaactgccactacctcttaatgaatatatcttggataaaatgttgcacaccgcaacccaatattaaacaATCGTTTTAATAAAGTTGTTTTGTAGGCATACTTC
The genomic region above belongs to Stomoxys calcitrans chromosome 5, idStoCalc2.1, whole genome shotgun sequence and contains:
- the LOC106087989 gene encoding protein clueless, which encodes MALENENKNKNMSDSNGTTAEAEDKKPMTSQSPVADSSKGESIGSKKKGKNGKNSNKPEQVSNGHKTPTALNGDTDSNANDVDTVVEGEQSAESISKKKEGSAEGNGTEENYEENIDLDTLHDSGITVHIQSPGTDMWSVQLSSMELVQEIHQLLMDREDTCHRTCFTLQLDGVTLDNFAELKTIEGLKHGSTIKVVEEPYTMREARIHVRHVRDLLKSMDLADAYNGVECNSLTFLHTITQGDLLEKKKSRPDSVDCTPPEYIMPGVKEAPLQPLQPGVNKNSKGPQALKVLTTSAWNPPPGPRKLHGDLMYLYVVTMEDKRFHISACPKGFYINQSTDEIFNPKPDNPCHLSHSLIDLLSHISPSFKRAFQQMQKKRTLRHAFERVATPYQVYQWTAPQLEHTIDAIRAEDAFSSKLGYEEHIPGQTRDWNEELQTTRELPRKTLPERLLRERAIFKVHGDFVIAATRGAMAVIDGNVLAINPGEDPKMQMFIWNNIFFSLGFDVRDHYKELGGDVAAFVAPRNDLHGVRVYSAVDIEGLYTLGTVVVDYRGYRVTAQSIIPGILERDQEQSVVYGSIDFGKTVLSHSKYLELLRKAGKHLKILPHSVLNERDEPVELCSSVECKGIIGNDGRHYILDLLRTFPPDVNFLKLDIELSPELRAMGFPIEHKHKLSCLRQELLEAFIEDRYVSFIRNAAQHLQQLNANKKTEENSSAAITEKGEETKDKPKEEPKKEISKEEEPCGEIKPKSENDKKATEAIENAYDAFKEAQSNVATADETQASEVVKRACAAVGSLKEKEFDFRFNPDVFSPGIRHVDDPNGNNPLSKQKKLVQEAAEFLVLKQIPAFIKEHMSHTSPPMDGTSVTEALHSHGINIRYLGKVITMLAQVPRMEYLYRIAVMELIIRATKHIYYTYMQNTDAMHLSAAISHFLNCFLSSGPVIANASTDELNKTSNNNNNNNNKRGKNKNKNSGKSNQKNGQASNDNNDWALMTPKTLWQQIKKESKSYWDFDINCDSIETAIEKYSLQRVSILRSFCLKVGIQIFLREYNFESRNKQTFSEEDVLNVFPIVKHISPRASDAYNFYTSGQSKIQQGLFKEGYELISEALNLLNNVFGAMHSENGSCLRMLARLSYLLGDAQEALAIQQRAVIMSERVNGVDHPCTILEYTHLSLYCFANGQISTSLKLLYRARYLLVLICGEDHPEVALIDSNISLILHAVGQYELSLRFIEHALQLNLKYFGNKSMHVAVSYHLVARTQSCMGEFRSALNNEKETYAIYKSQLGENHEKTRESAECLRLLTQQAVLLQRKMNDIYSNGKLTTGLPPIHIQPPTMGSVLDMLNTINGILFVQISQKDIAQVKNEIEKHLKTTNEVNETTETLKKLAVTAETDSEAATKLEQPLTNGNNVVAEDSTPTLESASS